The segment CCAACCTGATGGTAGTAAGAATAAGTTTGATGAGCCGATCGCCGATCCTGAGTTAACCGCTGCGATTCAACGCTCTGCATTAGAGCGCGGTTTGATTATTGAAAAAGGTGGGCGTCAAGGCTCGGTATTACGCTTTTTACCGCCTCTTATCATTAGCTTTGAACAACTTGATTTTGTGATTAATACGGTTAAAGAGGCTATTGAGGTACATGTTGAACCGATTGAACAAGGATTGGTTTTAGAGTCGGATAATAAAGCGAATTGGAAAGAGTACTTTATTCAAACGGGTAAAGGCGGATCTGAGAGCTTTGAAACGGCACTGAATCAAACGACTCAAGTGCTAAAAAAGGTCTTTGAACAAACTAATCAGCCTTATTCAGGGATGGATCCTCAATTATTAAAAACGCTTATAAATGGTATTGATTTAAATCAGCCTCAGTCCTCACTTGATGCCGTGATTGATCAAACAGGCGATCTTATCGCGAAGCACTCAATTATGGTGCAACATCCGCATTGTATTGCGCATTTACATACTCCGCCACTTGTCCCAGCTATTGCTGCAGAAGCTTTTATTGCCGCATTGAATCAGTCAATGGATTCATGGGATCAGGCCAGTGCAGCAACGTTTGTTGAACAGAAAATCGTTGATTGGTTGTGTGATGTTTATCAATTAGGCCAACAAGCAGATGGTGTGTTTACCAGTGGGGGAACGCAAAGTAATCTGATGGGATTATTGTTAGCACGTGATTGGGCTGCCGACACTATCTCTGGCCATAATATTCAGCAACAAGGTTTGCCATCATACGCGGATAAACTACGTATATTATGCTCGAAAAAGTCCCATTTCACCGTCCAAAAATCAGCGTCGTTGATGGGGCTTGGTGAACAATCTGTTGTCTGTGTTGATACCAATCCTGATGGCACTATTCAATTGGCATCATTGATTACCACTATTGAAGCTTTAAAAGCAGATGATCTTATTCCGTTTGCCGTTATTGGCACTGCTGGGACAACAGATCACGGTGCAATTGATGATCTTACCGGATTGGCAGACATTTCCGCTCGTCACAATCTTTGGTTCCATGTTGATGGCGCATACGGTGGTGCACTTATTTTAAGTCGTCATCAAAGTCGTTTACATGGTATTGAAAAAGCGGATTCTTTAAGCGTCGATTTTCATAAACTTTTCTTTCAGCCGATTAGCTGTGGTGCAGTATTAGTGAAAGATAAAGCGCACTTTAAATACCTGCTCCATCATGCAGACTATCTTAATCGTGAAGATGATTTACTGCCAAATTTAGTGGATAAATCAATAGCAACAACTAAGCGTTTTGATGCTTTAAAAGTGTTAATGACAATGCAAAGCGTTGGCGCTGATGCATTAGGTGAAATGTACGACCATCTTATTAATCAAACGCAACATGTCGCCGATTTAGTTAATCAACAACCGCAATTTGAGTTATTGGCCGATCCTGCTTTATCGACAGTGTTATTCCGTTTTGTAGGTGAAGGAGCAAACTTAAATGAGCAACAACTTAACCAACTAAATAAACAATTGCGCATAGATGCCTTAGTGCAAGGGCAAGCCGTACTGGGTGAAACCGTTGTTGACGATAAAGTGGCATTAAAGTTCACGATTTTAAACCCGTGTTTAACTATTAACGATTTCAGAACCTTATTGAATAAAGTCTCTCAATTAGGTCAATCGCTATTGTCTTTAACTCAGTAAGACAACCACACAGATAAATGAATTTAGAAGGAAATAAATAATGGCTATTTTACAAATTGGTGCTGGTGGTGTTGGCTGGGTTGTCGCACATAAAGCGGCGCAAAATAATGACGTACTTGGCGATATTACATTAGCTTCTCGTACAATTGGCAAATGTGAAAAGATCATTAGCTCGATTGATAAGAAAAATAATTTAAAAGACCCGACAAAAACAATTCAAGCACGTGCTGTCAATGCAGACGATGTTGATGCATTAGTTGCTTTAATTGAAGACGTGAAACCTGATTTGGTTATTAATGCAGGGCCTCCGTGGGTTAATATGTCGATAATGGAAGCGTGCTATCAAGCGAAAGTTTCATATCTCGATACCTCTGTTGCTGTTGATTTATGCTCTGAAGGTCAACAAGTGCCTCAAGCTTATGATTGGCAATGGGGTTACCGTGAGAAATTTAAGCAAGCAGGTATTACAGGTATTTTAGGCGCGGGTTTTGATCCTGGTGTAGTGAGTGTTTTTGCAGCGTATGCAGTAAAGCATTTGTTTGATGAAATCGACTCCATTGATGTAATGGATGTCAATGCAGGCGATCACGGTAAGAAGTTTGCGACTAACTTTGATCCAGAAACCAATATGTTAGAAATCCAAGGCGATTCTTTCTATTGGGAAAATGGTGAGTGGAAACAAGTGGGCTGCCATAGCCGTATGCTTGAATTTGATTTCCCGCTGGTGGGAAAACATAAAGTTTATTCTATGGCGCATGATGAAGTGCGTTCAATGCAGGAATTTATTCCGGCAAAGCGTATTGAATTTTGGATGGGCTTTGGTGATAAATACCTAAATTATTTCAATTGTATGCGTGATATTGGCTTATTAAGTCCAGATCCACTAACGCTGCATGATGGCACTGTTGTACAACCTCTTCATGTTTTAAAAGCGTTATTGCCTGATCCGACATCATTAGCGCCGGGTTACACAGGAAAAACCTGTATAGGCACATGGGTCCAAGGCAAGAAAGAAGGCAAAGAACGCAGTGTGTTTATCTATAACAATGCTGATCATGAAGTGGCGTATGAAGATGTAGAGCATCAAGCAATTTCATACACAACAGGTGTTCCTGCTATTACTGCCGCATTACAGTTCTTTAATGGTAAATGGGCGGATAAAGGTGTGTTCAATATGGAGCAGCTAGATCCAGACCCATTCTTAGCGACAATGCCAACTATTGGTTTAGATTGGCATGTACAAGAATTGCCCGTCGGTCAGCCTGATATTCAAATTTTAAAATAAGATAATCCTATTGAAGCGAGCTTGTATGATGATCCAAGCTCGCTTTCTTATTTCTACATAAAAAGAAGAGAAAACCATCTTGAAAACGCCTTACTTCATGATTGATGAGCAGAAGCTGATCGATAATTTAGAGCAAGCCAAAAAGTTAAAACAATTGTCTGGTGTAAAACTGGTACTCGCGTTGAAGTGTTTTTCAACATGGGGTGTGTTTGATGTCATGAAGCCTTATCTTGACGGTACAACCAGTAGCGGACCATTTGAAGTCAGGTTAGGTGCTGAAAAATTTGGTGGTGAAACTCATGCTTATAGCGTTGGATATAGCCAAGAAGATGTAGAAGAGGTACTAGAGCACTGTAATAAAATTATTTTTAACTCCGTTTCTCAATTGCAAGCCCATCGCCATTTGGCTGACGGCAAGGCGTCAGTTGGCCTACGTTTAAATCCGGGGATAAGTTGTGCAGGGCAAGATTTAGCTGATCCTGCTCGTCAGTATTCGCGTTTAGGAGTTCAAGAAAACCTATTAACAGATGGATTGTTTGATGATCTTGATGGCGCGATGTTTCATATGAACTGTGAAAATAAAAGTGCGGATGCGTTTATTGCGTTATTAGATTCTATATCAGAACGTTTTGGGCGTTATTTGGAAAAGCTTGATTGGGTGAGTTTAGGTGGCGGTGTTTTCTTCACTTGGCCTGATTACGAGTTAGAAAAGTTATCTATTGCATTAAAAGCATTTGCTTCACGATTTAATGTCCAATTATATCTAGAACCAGGCGAAGCCATTATTACTCAAACGGCAGATTTAGTCGTGACGGTGGTTGATATTGTTGAAAATGAAATGAAAACGGCAATTGTAGATAGTGCGACAGAAGCGCATCGACTCGATACATTAATTTATAATGAGCCCGCCACAATTAGTGAAGCTTCTGAAAAGGGGAGTTATCAATACGTGATTGGTAGTTGTTCTTGTTTAGCGGGCGACCAATTCTGCGTAGCTAACTTTGAACAGCCATTAGTTATTGGACAGAAATTACACATAGCAGATAGTGCGGGATATACCATGGTGAAGCTTAATTGGTTTAATGGCTTAAGAATGCCTAGTATTTATTGCCGTAGAATCGATGGTGGCGTGGAAAAATTAAACGAATTCACTTATCAAGACTTTGAGTCTTCATTGTCGCGTTTTTCAATTTCGTAAATGAGAAAAAGTTAACAATTAAAGATTGTCTGGTTTTTGATCATTTACGGGCTGAAATATAGGTCGATGTAATGGAAAATGACCAATTAAATAAAAAGTCATAATTTTTCGTTGACTGATTCTGTAAAATCAGTAAATTACACCACGTACCGCAGCGGGGTGACTCGCAAAGGACAAAAGATTCTGAAAAAGTTAACTTCTTCAGAAACAACGTTGGCGCGTTGGCAGAGTGGCTATGCAGCGGATTGCAAATCCGTGGACCTCGGTTCGACTCCGGGACGCGCCTCCATTATCTTATGAGAATCTATGCGACACTAGCTCAGCTGGTAGAGCGCAACCTTGCCAAGGTTGAGGTCACGAGTTCGAACCTCGTGTGTCGCTCCAAATTAAAGATTATGGCGAAAGCGGTAATCACAGATGGTGTCTAACCATCGCAAGAAATTGCGTGCCCCGGTGGTGGAATTGGTAGACACAAGGGATTTAAAATCCCTCGGCGTTCGCGCTGTGCCGGTTCAAGTCCGGCCCGGGGCACCATCTAATTGAGAAGTAAAATGGCGCGTTGGCAGAGTGGCTATGCAGCGGATTGCAAATCCGTGGACCTCGGTTCGACTCCGGGACGCGCCTCCATTCTCTTATGAGAATCTATGCGACACTAGCTCAGCTGGTAGAGCGCAACCTTGCCAAGGTTGAGGTCATCGGTTCGAACCCGATGTGTCGCTCCAAATTAAAGATTATGGCGAAAGCGGTAATCACAGATGGTGTCTAACCATCGCAAGAAATTGCGTGCCCTGGTGGTGGAATTGGTAGACACAAGGGATTTAAAATCCCTCGGCGTTCGCGCTGTGCCGGTTCAAGTCCGGCCCGGGGCACCATCTAATTGAGAAGTAAAAATGGCGCGTTGGCAGAGTGGCTATGCAGCGGATTGCAAATCCGTGGACCTCGGTTCGACTCCGGGACGCGCCTCCATTCTCTTGTGAGAATATATGCGACACTAGCTCAGCTGGTAGAGCGCAACCTTGCCAAGGTTGAGGTCATCGGTTCGAACCCGATGTGTCGCTCCAAATTAAAGATTATGGCGAAAGCGGTAATCACAGATGGTGTCTAACCATCGCAAGAAATTGCGTGCCCTGGTGGTGGAATTGGTAGACACAAGGGATTTAAAATCCCTCGGCGTTCGCGCTGTGCCGGTTCAAGTCCGGCCCGGGGCACCATCTAATTTGAGAAGTAAAAATGGCGCGTTGGCAGAGTGGCTATGCAGCGGATTGCAAATCCGTGGACCTCGGTTCAACTCCGGGACGCGCCTCCATTCTCTTATGAGAATCTATGCGACACTAGCTCAGCTGGTAGAGCGCAACCTTGCCAAGGTTGAGGTCACGAGTTCGAACCTCGTGTGTCGCTCCAAATTAAAGATTATGGCGAAAGCGGTAATCACAGATGGTGTCTAACCATCGCAAGAAATTGCGTGCCCTGGTGGTGGAATTGGTAGACACAAGGGATTTAAAATCCCTCGGCGTTCGCGCTGTGCCGGTTCAAGTCCGGCCCGGGGCACCATCTAATTGAGAAGTAAAATGGCGCGTTGGCAGAGTGGCTATGCAGCGGATTGCAAATCCGTGGACCTCGGTTCGACTCCGGGACGCGCCTCCATTCTCTAAAATATAAGCCCGAGTGGTGAAATTGGTATACACGACGGATTCAAAATCCGTTTCCTTCGGGAGTGACGGTTCAAGTCCGTCCTCGGGCACCATTACAAACAATAAAGCCTCAGCTCATGCTGGGGCTTTGTTGTTTCTAGTCTAATCAAAAAACTTAGCCCTGTCTTTTTCAGGTCAACGTCCTGTCCCATTCCGTTAAAACTATTTTGTAAAACTGCCGCTCCAGCTCATATCCGGTCGTGTTGAAAATTGATAGCAAATTCCAACATAGTCTAAAGCTTGTTAAGACGTTTAAATGTCCACATCTGATACTGCAAGGGGATATTGTAGTGATATGGTTGATAGGGTGGTGCTGCATTAAATTACGTAGTCTGTTTTCACGAGTTTATCGTTATGTTATCTCATTTAGTGTTTATTCATTAAAAAGTGAACTAACATCGTTCTGAAACACGATAAGGGCATACTGATAAATCTAATCTTTTTGAAGAGATTAAGAATAAATTGATTTCAATACTTGTTAAAAACTCAAAGCAAGTGATAATGCGATAAATTTAAAGTTTGTTTTGTAATTAATTTATGTAGGTGCAATGAAGATACCCCCACGATTACAACCTCTTGTAGAGGATGGCCTTATTGATGATGTTTTATCACAATTGATGAGTGGCAAAGAAGCTTCCGTATATGTTGTTCGCAGTGGTGGAAAAATCTGTTGCGCTAAAGTTTACAAAGAAATAGATCAACGTAGCTTTAAAAAAGCTGTCTCATATCGAGAAGGGCGGAAGGTACGTAATAGCCGTCGTGCACGAGCGATGGAAAAAGGTTCTAAGTTTGGCCGTGATGAACAGGAAAAAGTGTGGCAGCAGGCTGAAGTTGACGCACTATCATTGTTAGCTAAAGCCGATATAAGGGCTCCTGTTCCTTATGGCTGTTTTGATGGCGTATTATTGATGGAGTTGATCACCGATGCAAATGGCAATGTTGCACCTCGACTCAACGATATCACGCTAACTAAAGATCAGGCACTACACCACCATGAGCTAATGATTAACTATGTTAAACGTATGCTATGCATCGGTCTTATTCATGGTGATTTATCAGAGTTTAATGTGTTAGTGGATGCCAATGGGCCTGTTATTATCGATTTGCCGCAAGCAGTAGATGCTTCAGCCAATAACAACGCCAAATGGATGCTTGAGCGTGATGTTAAAAATATGGCTAACTATTATGGTCAATATGTACCTGAGTTGCTTGATACACAATACGCAAAAGAAATGTGGGCATTATTTGAAGCTGGAACATTAAAGCCAGAAACTGAACTAACTGGTCTTTATGTTGAAAGCGATGCCGACGCAGATATTGATAGCGTGATGGCGGAAATTAATGCTGTGATGGAAGAAGCAGCATTACGTCGTGCTCGTATTGCTGAACAGGAAGAAATAGACTAACGACTTAAAATATTTCTTACGAATCAAATAAAGACGTTTGGATCATTCTGGGCGTCATTTATCCTTTTTTAATTTATTACAGCCCTTTTTTATATATTGAACTTTCTAAATATAGTTATTTCAACGGAATATAATATCACTTATGGTTTAAAACTAGGCAAATATAAGCATTCTTGATTGTAAAATAATATCCGATAAAAATGAAAAATTTGCTATAAAAGTGATATTAATCTCATATGTAAAAGAAATGCAATATATGTATATATATATGTGTGATCTGTTAGGTATTTAGTTGATAAAAAATTAACGATAATTCTGCCCTTAAATTTTCATATGTTGAATTGTTCAAGATCAGTGGTTGGTCTTGTTAGTATTTCATACTATTTGAAGTATCAATTAAGGAAAGATAATGAATCTAAAAACGTTAGCTGCTCTATGCGTATTTTCTTTTTCAACAAATACATTTGCTGATGTAGTCGTAAAAGATACAGACAAATTCCAAGATGTTGCTGTTAAGGTAGATGAGCTCACGTCGAAAGGAGAAAACCCCCTTATTGTTATCGATATTGATAATACGTTGTTGACGTCAACCTCTGATATTGGTGGTGATATATGGTACCAATGGCAAAGAGGAAAACTTGATGTAAAACCAACTAAGGGCGAGAAAGTTCATTGTCTTTTTGAAGATTCAATCGGTATGCTATACGAACTTATGCCTATGAAAACTATTGAAGAGAAGGTACCTTCAACTGTTCGAGGTTGGCAAGATAATGGTCTAACAGTCATTGCACTAACATCCCGCTCGCCTAATTATCGTTATGCTACTGAAAGAGAGATGTATCGTAACCACTATGATATGACTATTTCTCCTTTGAAAGAAAAAGGGGCAGATAAAACGCCTGTTTATATTGATAAGCTCGACCGTCCTCTTAGCTATATCAATGGCATTATGATGACAACAGGTATGAATAAAGGCACGATGCTTAAATATATTCTTGATAAAACAAATCAAAAATATGATGAGATCATCTTTGTGGATGATAGTGAAAAGAATGTTGTAAATATGGAGAATGCTTACAAAGCTGATCCAGAAGTGGATATGACTATTTTCCATTATACAAAAGTTGAAGACGATCGCATTAAGGCCAATGGAACAGTATTGACTCAGAAGCAAGCGGATAAAATGGCAAATGATTGGAAACAATTAAATGCTGTATTAAAGACAATTGCTCCAGCAAGAGCAGGAGATACTTGCTTAGGTAAATAACCACTATTCTTATCCCTTTTTAAGCCGTAAAATTAGTTTTTTACGGCTTTTTTATTAACTAATGAATTTAATTTAAGCTGTTAAGGTAATAAAGGTACAAAGAAAAAATGAAAGATACGTCAGTCATTATTGGATTGAGCAATCCTAAAAGCCCTACAAATGTTGGAGCGGTACTTAGAGCTGCTGGGTGTTATCAGGCGGATGCAGTTATATATACAGGAACTCGTTATGATAAAGCGGCAAAGTTTCAAACTGATACGAAACAAATGTTGCAGTCAATCCCTTTGACTGGCGTAGAATCAATGCTTGATGATCTACCCGAAGATATGAAAGTTGTGTGTGTCGATTTTGCAGAAGGCGCAACATTGCTTCCTCATTTTACGCATCCAGAAAAAGCGATTTACATCTTTGGCCCTGAAGATGGCTCAATTGCACAAGATGTTGCAGATAAAGCCGATCATGTTGTTTATGTACCTACTGTTGGGTGTATGAATTTAGCCGCCTCAGTAAATGTTGTGCTATATGATCGTCTAGCTAAGCAAGAGAATATTGTTCAAAGTGATGAGCATATTCGACAAAATAGAGATAATAAAAATAATCTGCGTGTCACAGTTAAATAACGTAGAGTAAAAATGATAACTTAATGGTACGCCCTATAAACAGGGCTATCATTGAGGATCTAGAGATTAATTATCACTTAACCCTCCCTTAAAAATATTTATATTTCTAACTATTAGTCTGCAGCGTATGCTTTTTAATTATTATATAAAAAGAAAGAAGCATGAATATTTGTATAGATAACAACCGACACTTACGTAAGTTTTTTCATCAACATGCTTGTTATGAAGAAGCGATTATGTGTGATCTTCGTGAACGATTACCGATCTTATTAACGTTACATAATGGTAAAATTAAATCTGTGCCTCACGCTTTTTTTTCTAAATTACGAGTTTTAGAATATAAGATTATTGTGAAATCAGATGTAGCATTTAGGGTCGCGTTTACAGTTAAGGATAAAGTGCTGACAGTGATTTTTATTAGTGAGGTACTCATTAAAGCACATTTTTGTAAGCTGATAGCGAAAACAGATTTACTTGATTAAGGGATTGCGATGTCAAAGTTACATATTTCTCAGGTTGAATCAGGTTGTGAACGTTTTTTAAAGTCGATGCAGATTGGTGATGCATTTGAAGTCCTGACCTTTAAAAAGGATCGTGGTTTTAAAGTATTGAAACAGTCATCAACAGATTATGTATTTAAGCAGTTTGGCTACATTGATCAGAATATTATATCTGAGTCTAGCACATTGAAAAAATACATTAAAAAAGCCATTAAAATAGAGTTTCCGAGAAGTAATATTGCATGGATTGAGCATTTCCATGGGGTAGATTCGATTGATGCATTAAGCAAAAACCAACAAACACAATACCATTTATTTTAGTTAGAAATATTGTTTTTTATTAATGGTGTAACAAAACATCACAAGTAGAAAAATTGCATTTGAGAATAAATTTTATGATTTGTTCTAAACATCAACAGGCGATATAAAACGTTTTTTATTTCGATTGGAACGAATATGAATTACGACAAACTTATTGATGCTTTATTCACGCAAGGTTGGTTTGTCTGGGATGACTTTTTAGCTCAGGATGAGGTTAAAGCACTTAAAGCTTGTATTCCCGATGATTGGAGTCAAGCGGGCATTGGCCGAAATGATGAATACACCACCCAAAAATCTATTCGAAGTGATAAAATTCAATGGCTCTCGGCTGAAATGGGAGAGCCTGTTGCTAACTTTTTAAAACGTATGAATGAAATTCGTTTAGAGGTAAATCGTCACTTTTTTCTTGGCTTATTTGAATATGAAGCACATTTTGCCAAATATGAGCAAGGTGATTTCTACCAAAAGCATTTAGATTGTTTTCGTGGTCAAGAAAATCGTAAATTAACTACGGTATTTTACCTTAACGATGATTGGCAACCAGAACATGGTGGTCGTCTAAAAATGTATGATTTAGACGATAATGAATTAGCAACATTAGATCCAAAAGCGGGGCGTTTAGTTGTGTTCTTATCTGAAATGTTCCCTCATGAAGTGCTGCCAGCAACACAGCGTCGATTTAGTATCGCTGGCTGGTTTCGCACGAACGGTGTTACTGGAAATCAATTAGATATTTCACGTTAATTAATGATAAAAGGGAGTTTAAGCGCTCCTTTTTTATTATTTTCAATACGTTATAAATCCTATATGTAATATAAGAATGCAATATACGAACTAAAATTATTTAGATTATAGACACATATTGACTAACCATATGATTACTAAAAGTAAGATATTTATATAAATAATGCGTTATGTTTTATATAAACAGATATCTTATATTCCGAAGTTTAAACTGAACATAAGTGAGCTTGATTTCATATTTTTATTTTAAAGGTAATATGTAATCTGATTTAAATCAAAGTAGGTGTAATAAAACTAGGCATCTATGTCTAGAAACTTCTTTCCAATAAAATGATACTGTATATTCAAGGGTCATACCTTATAAGAATACCGCCACTCAGATCAGCTAGGTTAGAATATTTAATGGTTACTGGACTAAAAGCATTAAAACGAAATCAATATGGTAAAGATTTTATCTGTAACACCATGCAATTGGTACATGATGAATTAAAGCCAGATCATTTTTATATAGCCTATTTTAATAAGACTGGTACACAAGCAACGTCATTAGCTTATTACATCAATGGTAATAAAAAAGTCAGTAATATTAGCTATATGCTAGATGACATACCATGTCGTAAAGTGTTAGAAAGTGGTGCCATATACTTGTTGAGCTCTCAAGCGCATCTTATTTATCCTAAAGATAAACTACTGGTTGAGTATGGTTTTGAAGCTTATTTAGGTATTCCTATTTTTTCACAACATGATGATGTGATAGGTATTCTCGTTTGCTTGTTTGATCAGCCTATTACTTTAGTACCTGCACAATTTGATTGGTGCGAGGGTATTGGTCATCAATTAGGTTCAGAGCTTCAGTACTTAGCATTGTTAGCAGAGCAAAAGTTGTTGTTAAGTGAGATGGAGTCATCTCAACGTGTTGCAAAGTTAGGTAACTGGCAATGGTATGTACAGACAAATACAATTACTTGGAGCCAAGAAGTATATCGTATATATGAAATAGATCATCAGTTAGCACCAAGTTTGAAATTAGTTCAAGAATACATTCATCCTGAAGATAGAGAACGCGTTATCCACTTTATGGATAATATTATAGAATCATCACATTCAAGCTACAATATAATATATCGTATACTACTGCCTACTGGTAAAATTAAATATATTAGAA is part of the Photobacterium angustum genome and harbors:
- a CDS encoding pyridoxal phosphate-dependent class III aminotransferase, which translates into the protein MSTLFNFGDTDLSTTVPVVNGLYDLTLDELLLSQEHYESDVRSYPRRLPLAIAKAAGVLVEDTRGQLFIDCLAGAGTLALGYNHPEINKSIVDQLESGLPYQTLDITTVAKDKFIKQLLSFLPESFANNACVQFCGPTGADAVEAAIKLAKQTTGRNTMAAFHGAYHGMTNGTMAMMGNLNTKSRRQGLMADVHFLPFPYSLRCPYGLSGDEGAKQSLRYIEHMLSDDESGIQKPAAIIVEPVQGEGGVIPAPAFWLRELRRITQEHGILLIFDEIQCGIGKTGHNFAFEESGITPDILCLSKAVGGGLPMSVLVFNKEIDSWNPGEHTGTFRGNQLAMATGAKTLEIIERDGLVEHAHKAGMYLRRGLEKVAAQTSCIAEVRGKGLMLGIEIVQPDGSKNKFDEPIADPELTAAIQRSALERGLIIEKGGRQGSVLRFLPPLIISFEQLDFVINTVKEAIEVHVEPIEQGLVLESDNKANWKEYFIQTGKGGSESFETALNQTTQVLKKVFEQTNQPYSGMDPQLLKTLINGIDLNQPQSSLDAVIDQTGDLIAKHSIMVQHPHCIAHLHTPPLVPAIAAEAFIAALNQSMDSWDQASAATFVEQKIVDWLCDVYQLGQQADGVFTSGGTQSNLMGLLLARDWAADTISGHNIQQQGLPSYADKLRILCSKKSHFTVQKSASLMGLGEQSVVCVDTNPDGTIQLASLITTIEALKADDLIPFAVIGTAGTTDHGAIDDLTGLADISARHNLWFHVDGAYGGALILSRHQSRLHGIEKADSLSVDFHKLFFQPISCGAVLVKDKAHFKYLLHHADYLNREDDLLPNLVDKSIATTKRFDALKVLMTMQSVGADALGEMYDHLINQTQHVADLVNQQPQFELLADPALSTVLFRFVGEGANLNEQQLNQLNKQLRIDALVQGQAVLGETVVDDKVALKFTILNPCLTINDFRTLLNKVSQLGQSLLSLTQ
- a CDS encoding carboxynorspermidine synthase, which translates into the protein MAILQIGAGGVGWVVAHKAAQNNDVLGDITLASRTIGKCEKIISSIDKKNNLKDPTKTIQARAVNADDVDALVALIEDVKPDLVINAGPPWVNMSIMEACYQAKVSYLDTSVAVDLCSEGQQVPQAYDWQWGYREKFKQAGITGILGAGFDPGVVSVFAAYAVKHLFDEIDSIDVMDVNAGDHGKKFATNFDPETNMLEIQGDSFYWENGEWKQVGCHSRMLEFDFPLVGKHKVYSMAHDEVRSMQEFIPAKRIEFWMGFGDKYLNYFNCMRDIGLLSPDPLTLHDGTVVQPLHVLKALLPDPTSLAPGYTGKTCIGTWVQGKKEGKERSVFIYNNADHEVAYEDVEHQAISYTTGVPAITAALQFFNGKWADKGVFNMEQLDPDPFLATMPTIGLDWHVQELPVGQPDIQILK
- the nspC gene encoding carboxynorspermidine decarboxylase, with the translated sequence MKTPYFMIDEQKLIDNLEQAKKLKQLSGVKLVLALKCFSTWGVFDVMKPYLDGTTSSGPFEVRLGAEKFGGETHAYSVGYSQEDVEEVLEHCNKIIFNSVSQLQAHRHLADGKASVGLRLNPGISCAGQDLADPARQYSRLGVQENLLTDGLFDDLDGAMFHMNCENKSADAFIALLDSISERFGRYLEKLDWVSLGGGVFFTWPDYELEKLSIALKAFASRFNVQLYLEPGEAIITQTADLVVTVVDIVENEMKTAIVDSATEAHRLDTLIYNEPATISEASEKGSYQYVIGSCSCLAGDQFCVANFEQPLVIGQKLHIADSAGYTMVKLNWFNGLRMPSIYCRRIDGGVEKLNEFTYQDFESSLSRFSIS
- a CDS encoding PA4780 family RIO1-like protein kinase, coding for MKIPPRLQPLVEDGLIDDVLSQLMSGKEASVYVVRSGGKICCAKVYKEIDQRSFKKAVSYREGRKVRNSRRARAMEKGSKFGRDEQEKVWQQAEVDALSLLAKADIRAPVPYGCFDGVLLMELITDANGNVAPRLNDITLTKDQALHHHELMINYVKRMLCIGLIHGDLSEFNVLVDANGPVIIDLPQAVDASANNNAKWMLERDVKNMANYYGQYVPELLDTQYAKEMWALFEAGTLKPETELTGLYVESDADADIDSVMAEINAVMEEAALRRARIAEQEEID
- a CDS encoding DUF2608 domain-containing protein codes for the protein MNLKTLAALCVFSFSTNTFADVVVKDTDKFQDVAVKVDELTSKGENPLIVIDIDNTLLTSTSDIGGDIWYQWQRGKLDVKPTKGEKVHCLFEDSIGMLYELMPMKTIEEKVPSTVRGWQDNGLTVIALTSRSPNYRYATEREMYRNHYDMTISPLKEKGADKTPVYIDKLDRPLSYINGIMMTTGMNKGTMLKYILDKTNQKYDEIIFVDDSEKNVVNMENAYKADPEVDMTIFHYTKVEDDRIKANGTVLTQKQADKMANDWKQLNAVLKTIAPARAGDTCLGK
- a CDS encoding RNA methyltransferase, with translation MKDTSVIIGLSNPKSPTNVGAVLRAAGCYQADAVIYTGTRYDKAAKFQTDTKQMLQSIPLTGVESMLDDLPEDMKVVCVDFAEGATLLPHFTHPEKAIYIFGPEDGSIAQDVADKADHVVYVPTVGCMNLAASVNVVLYDRLAKQENIVQSDEHIRQNRDNKNNLRVTVK
- a CDS encoding 2OG-Fe(II) oxygenase; this encodes MNYDKLIDALFTQGWFVWDDFLAQDEVKALKACIPDDWSQAGIGRNDEYTTQKSIRSDKIQWLSAEMGEPVANFLKRMNEIRLEVNRHFFLGLFEYEAHFAKYEQGDFYQKHLDCFRGQENRKLTTVFYLNDDWQPEHGGRLKMYDLDDNELATLDPKAGRLVVFLSEMFPHEVLPATQRRFSIAGWFRTNGVTGNQLDISR